The DNA segment TCCCGCAGGCCGCCGCCGCGTTCGCGCCGTACCTCGCCGCCAACAAGGTGAAGAAGTTCTCGGGCAGCACGGAGCTCCTCCCGGGCGTCCGTTCCATCGCCACGCCGGGACACACGCCGGGCCATGCGTTCTACGCCGTCGAGAGCAAGGGCCAGCAGATGCAGTTCTGGGGCGACCTCATCCACGCGAAGGACGTGCAGTTCCGCTCGCCCGGCGTCACCATCAAGTTCGACCTCGATTCCGCGGCCGCTGCCCGCCAGCGGCTCAAGGCGATGACCGACGCGGCCGCGAAGGGCTACTACGTGGGCGCGTCGCACATCTCCTTCCCGGGCATCGGGCACGTCGTGCCGGAGGGCAAGGCCTTCACGTGGCTGCCGGCGAACTACAGCGTCGCCGGCCTCAAGCCCTGAGCTGAAGCCGAGCCGGTGCAGGCCGTCCGCCCTGCACCGGTCCAGGGCCAGCGTTTGACAGGAAGATTCCAATGCAGGCAGTTAAGTCTGATTATTATTGACTTGCGGTTTTTGGCGCTCGCAATGTCTCTCCGTCGCCAGGGTTGGCGACAGGGGAGCACACCATGCCGAAGTCGAAGCAACTCGCGTCCTGCCTTGCCCTTGCCCTGGCCGCGTCCGCACCGGCGGCCCTCGCGGATTCGGCCATCTACGGTGGAGGCCCGTTCTATTCCGGCGGCACCGCCGTGATGAACGACCTGCGCGGCTCGGGGTTCACCACGGTGATCCTCTGGAGCTTCCACATCGAGGACAACGGCGACCTCGTCTACAACGACATCCCGGTGGTCCGGAACGGCGCCTATATCGGCGACCCGGCGTGGCCCACGCGGCTGGCCTCGCTCAAGACCGCGCCCACGTCTGTCAATCGCATCGAGGTGTCCATCGGCGCCTGGAGCGTCCCCGACTTCGAGCGCATGGCCCGGCTGGTCAACGGCACCGCCGCGGGCTGCGGCAGCACCCTCGTCTGCGGCACGGGCACCAACAGCATCCTGTACCGCAACTTCCAGGCGCTGAAGACCGCCACCGGCGCCACCGCGGTCAACTTCGACGACGAGAGCGCGTACGACCTCGCCCCGACCACCCAGTTCGGGCAGATGCTCATGGGCCAGGGCTACAAGATCACCTTCGCGCCCTACACCAACCAGACCTTCTGGCGGAGCCTCAAGGACAACCTCGGCAGCGCGGTCGACGGCATCTACCTGCAGGTGTACGACGGCGGCGCCGGCAACAACCCGGCGAGCTGGAACACCGCGATGGGCATGACCGTGGACCCGGGCCTGTGGTCGCGCCACGGCTCAGGCTGCGCCAGCGGTGACAGCCCGGCCACGGTGCAGAGCAAGATGACCCACTGGAAGAGCACCGCCGGCATCAACGGCGGCTTCATCTGGTTGTACGACGACATCCAGGCGTGCTCGGCGCAGGGCACGAGCGCGCAGTACGCGGCGGCAATCAACACCGCGGTCAGCGGCAACACCCCGCCGGTGGCCAACTTCGGCGTCACCGTGAGCGGGCTGACCGCGACCTTCAGCGACGCCTCCACCGACAGCGACGGCAGCATCGCCTCGCGCAGCTGGAGCTTCGGCGACGGCAGCGGTTCGACCGCCACCAACCCCAGCCATGTCTATGCCAGCGGCGGCAACTACACCGTCAGCCTGACCGTGACGGACAACGGCGGCGCCAGCCACACCAAGACGCAGACCGTCTCCGTCGGCGCCGGCTTCGTCAACCTGGCGCTGAACAAGCCGGCGACCGGCTCCACCGCCTGCAACAGCAGCGAGACGCCGGCGAAGGCGGTCAACGGGAGCGTCTCCGGCGGCACGACCGACAAGTTCTGCTCGTTGGCCTCGGGGGCCTGGCTGCAGGTGGATCTCGGCTCGGCGCAGACGGTGAGCAGCTTCGTCGTCAAGCACGCCGGCGCTGGCGGTGAATCAACCACCTGGAACACCCGGGCCTTCACCATCCAGACCTCCACCAACGGCACGGCCTGGAGCACCCCGGTGACGGTGACCAACAACACCGCCAGCACCTCGATCCACGCCATCAGCGCCACCTTGGCGCGCTACCTCAAGCTCAACGTCACCACCGCGTCCCAGAACGGAGACCCGGCGACGCGCATCTACGAGTTCGAGGTGCGCTGACCCCGCCGCTACGGCTGGGGAACCCCCAGCCCGTAGGCCTTGCGGATGGCCTGGGCACAGGCGCGGGACTTCTCGCCCTCCTCGTCACCGAAGAGCTGTCGATTGCGCGCCAGGACCATGTACTGGGTCCTGGCGGCATTCACCCAGGGATAGAAGCCGAACGCTCCCGGGGAGGAGTGACCCGTCACGGTCCACGCCCCGTTGCGCACCTCTCCCTCGATCCAGTGCCCCAGGCCGTAATACGCCTCGCCCCCCGACCACGGCGTGGAGGACACGCCGGGGCCTCCCGGCCAGGCCGGAACGGCGTCCACGGTCAGCAGGGAGGACAGCACGTACTGGTCGTTGATCAGCTTCGTCAGGAAGACGCGGTACTGGGCCGCGCTGGCGGAGAAACCCCCGGCCACGGCGACGTCGCTGTCGGACTCCGGCAGGGTCGTCCCCAGCTTGTTGTTGAGCCAATCCATGACGCTCAGCAGCCCCGTGCCCTTCCTCGCGCCGATGTCATCCAGGGCCAGCTTCTGCATGTGGCCACCGTCGTAGAAGAACCGGCCGTTCTGGAGCAGGCGGTAGGAGACGTCCTTGTAGGCGGGGCCGTAGCACTCCGAGACCGTCGTGCCGGCATCGCCACACAAGGTCCT comes from the Corallococcus macrosporus genome and includes:
- a CDS encoding MBL fold metallo-hydrolase — protein: MVHTGEHLVLVDAGAGKAFGPDAGGRLLNSLRAAGYRPEDIDAVLLTHLHGDHFAGLTAEGKAVFPNATVYVEKNEADFWLDASKEKTVPEVFRPFFPQAAAAFAPYLAANKVKKFSGSTELLPGVRSIATPGHTPGHAFYAVESKGQQMQFWGDLIHAKDVQFRSPGVTIKFDLDSAAAARQRLKAMTDAAAKGYYVGASHISFPGIGHVVPEGKAFTWLPANYSVAGLKP
- a CDS encoding PKD domain-containing protein; translation: MPKSKQLASCLALALAASAPAALADSAIYGGGPFYSGGTAVMNDLRGSGFTTVILWSFHIEDNGDLVYNDIPVVRNGAYIGDPAWPTRLASLKTAPTSVNRIEVSIGAWSVPDFERMARLVNGTAAGCGSTLVCGTGTNSILYRNFQALKTATGATAVNFDDESAYDLAPTTQFGQMLMGQGYKITFAPYTNQTFWRSLKDNLGSAVDGIYLQVYDGGAGNNPASWNTAMGMTVDPGLWSRHGSGCASGDSPATVQSKMTHWKSTAGINGGFIWLYDDIQACSAQGTSAQYAAAINTAVSGNTPPVANFGVTVSGLTATFSDASTDSDGSIASRSWSFGDGSGSTATNPSHVYASGGNYTVSLTVTDNGGASHTKTQTVSVGAGFVNLALNKPATGSTACNSSETPAKAVNGSVSGGTTDKFCSLASGAWLQVDLGSAQTVSSFVVKHAGAGGESTTWNTRAFTIQTSTNGTAWSTPVTVTNNTASTSIHAISATLARYLKLNVTTASQNGDPATRIYEFEVR